The following are encoded in a window of uncultured Pseudomonas sp. genomic DNA:
- the glp gene encoding gephyrin-like molybdotransferase Glp: MSSADKPGLMPVEVALARLLAQAEASEIVETERVSLSEADGRVLAEPLLAELDLPPWDNSAMDGYALRLADWTGEPLLVSQRIQAGSAPMPLQPGTCARIFTGAPLPAGADTVEMQENAVLGDDGRVAFSEPLKLAQNVRAQGQETRIGDSVLPVGTRLGPIELGLAASLGVAALTVRRRPRVAVLSTGDELVEPGLPLGPGQIYNSNRRLLMAWLQRLGCAVVDAGILVDDLELTRAALGALSDVDLILSTGGVSVGEADFLGIALREEGELALWKLAIKPGKPLTCGQFRGVPVIGLPGNPASTLVTFGLLARPYLLRRLGVQRVEPLGFPLPAGFTWHKPGKRREYLRARVENGRVVPYPNQSSGVLRSAAWAEGFAEVLEDTTLAEGDSLRFIPLSEILG; this comes from the coding sequence ATGAGCAGCGCTGACAAGCCAGGGCTGATGCCCGTTGAGGTGGCATTGGCGCGATTGCTGGCGCAGGCAGAGGCCTCGGAAATTGTTGAGACTGAACGCGTTAGCTTGAGCGAAGCCGATGGCCGGGTGCTGGCTGAGCCGTTACTTGCCGAACTGGATCTGCCGCCCTGGGACAACAGTGCGATGGACGGTTACGCCCTGCGCTTGGCCGACTGGACGGGGGAGCCGCTGCTGGTCAGTCAGCGCATTCAGGCTGGCAGTGCACCCATGCCGCTGCAGCCGGGTACCTGTGCGCGCATCTTCACCGGCGCGCCACTACCCGCGGGCGCGGATACCGTGGAAATGCAGGAAAACGCCGTGCTCGGTGATGACGGTCGCGTCGCTTTTAGTGAACCGCTGAAGCTGGCGCAGAACGTGCGCGCGCAGGGCCAGGAAACCCGCATTGGCGACAGCGTACTGCCTGTTGGCACACGTTTAGGGCCGATTGAGTTGGGCCTGGCTGCCTCCCTCGGTGTGGCAGCGTTGACGGTGCGCCGGCGGCCACGGGTGGCGGTATTGTCGACTGGCGATGAGCTGGTCGAGCCAGGGCTGCCCCTCGGCCCGGGGCAGATTTACAACAGCAATCGGCGGCTGCTGATGGCCTGGTTGCAGCGCTTGGGCTGCGCGGTGGTGGACGCCGGCATCCTGGTCGATGACCTTGAGCTGACCCGCGCGGCGCTCGGCGCACTGAGCGACGTTGACCTGATCCTCTCCACCGGCGGCGTGTCGGTGGGTGAGGCAGATTTTCTCGGCATAGCCCTGCGTGAAGAAGGCGAACTGGCGTTGTGGAAGCTGGCGATCAAACCGGGCAAGCCGCTGACCTGCGGACAGTTTCGTGGCGTACCGGTGATCGGCCTGCCGGGCAATCCGGCGTCGACGCTGGTGACTTTTGGCTTGCTGGCACGGCCTTATCTACTGCGCCGTTTGGGTGTGCAGCGGGTCGAGCCGCTGGGCTTTCCGCTGCCGGCGGGCTTCACCTGGCACAAACCGGGCAAACGGCGTGAGTACCTGCGTGCGCGTGTAGAAAATGGCCGGGTGGTGCCTTACCCCAATCAGAGTTCCGGGGTGCTGCGCAGCGCCGCCTGGGCCGAGGGTTTTGCCGAGGTGTTGGAAGACACGACACTGGCCGAAGGTGACAGCCTGCGCTTTATTCCACTGAGCGAAATCCTCGGATAA
- a CDS encoding FAD-binding oxidoreductase: protein MRRWNGWGDEATVVELPAHGEAFLADLVGPGQVLADASLEQVLAQVPASRLQSHRLISLEAQDRVRHARGQSLPDWLAMRSGDFGVFPDGVAYPESASQIAELLAWASTQDLIVIPYGGGTSVAGHINPQAGDKPVLTLSLERMIKLVEIDHASLIATFEPGANGPQVESQLRAQGYTLGHFPQSWELSTLGGWVASRSSGQQSLRYGRIEQLFAGGKVETFAGTLEIPTFPASAAGPDLREVLMGSEGRFGIISEVKVRITRLAEQENFYAVFLPSWQQALEAIRSLAQARVPLSMLRLSNAIETKTQLALAGHPQQIAWLEKYLALRGAREGKCMLTFGVTGSRTQNAASLRQAKKLLKGFGGIFTGTLLGKKWAENRFRFPYLRHGLWAAGYAVDTLETATDWSNVDNLLNKLETSLRNGLSEEGEQVHVFTHLSHVYNEGSSIYTTYVFRPGSDYSEAMARWQKLKHAACLTIAENRGTISHQHGVGRDHAPYLAVEKGELGMAALKSLAGHFDPEQRLAPGVLLQD from the coding sequence ATGCGACGTTGGAATGGCTGGGGTGATGAAGCAACAGTGGTGGAACTGCCGGCCCATGGCGAGGCATTTCTCGCTGATTTGGTCGGGCCGGGCCAGGTGCTTGCCGATGCCAGCCTGGAGCAGGTGCTGGCTCAGGTGCCGGCTTCACGCCTGCAGTCGCACCGGCTGATCAGCCTGGAGGCACAAGACCGCGTACGGCATGCCCGCGGGCAAAGCCTGCCGGACTGGCTGGCGATGCGCTCCGGTGATTTTGGCGTGTTCCCTGACGGCGTGGCCTACCCGGAAAGTGCGTCGCAGATTGCCGAGTTGCTGGCCTGGGCCAGCACCCAGGACCTCATCGTGATCCCCTATGGCGGCGGCACTTCGGTGGCCGGGCATATCAACCCGCAGGCGGGGGATAAGCCGGTGCTGACCCTGTCGCTGGAGCGCATGATCAAGCTGGTCGAGATTGATCACGCCAGCCTGATCGCCACCTTCGAACCCGGCGCCAATGGCCCGCAAGTGGAAAGCCAGTTGCGCGCGCAGGGCTATACCCTGGGCCACTTCCCGCAATCCTGGGAGCTGTCGACCTTGGGTGGTTGGGTCGCCAGTCGTTCCAGCGGCCAGCAGTCGCTGCGTTATGGAAGGATTGAGCAGCTGTTCGCCGGCGGCAAGGTCGAGACCTTTGCCGGCACCTTAGAGATTCCGACCTTCCCGGCCTCCGCCGCCGGCCCGGACCTGCGTGAAGTGCTGATGGGCTCGGAAGGGCGTTTCGGCATCATCTCCGAGGTCAAGGTGCGCATCACCCGCCTGGCCGAGCAGGAAAATTTCTACGCGGTGTTCCTGCCTAGTTGGCAACAGGCGCTGGAAGCGATTCGTAGCCTGGCCCAGGCGCGGGTGCCGCTGTCGATGCTGCGCCTGTCCAACGCGATTGAAACCAAAACCCAGCTGGCGCTGGCCGGCCATCCGCAACAGATTGCCTGGCTGGAAAAATACCTGGCCCTGCGCGGTGCCCGCGAGGGCAAGTGCATGCTGACCTTCGGCGTCACCGGCAGCCGCACGCAGAACGCCGCCTCACTGAGGCAGGCGAAAAAGTTGCTCAAGGGATTCGGCGGCATTTTCACCGGCACCTTGCTGGGTAAAAAATGGGCAGAGAACCGCTTCCGTTTTCCTTACCTGCGCCATGGCCTGTGGGCCGCAGGTTATGCGGTGGATACTCTGGAAACCGCCACCGACTGGAGCAATGTCGACAACCTGCTCAATAAGCTCGAAACCAGCCTGCGCAATGGCCTGAGTGAAGAGGGCGAGCAGGTGCATGTGTTTACTCACCTGTCGCATGTTTATAACGAAGGCTCGAGCATCTACACCACCTACGTGTTTCGCCCCGGCAGCGACTATAGCGAGGCCATGGCGCGCTGGCAGAAGCTCAAGCACGCCGCCTGCCTGACCATCGCCGAGAATCGCGGCACCATCAGCCATCAACATGGCGTCGGCCGTGATCACGCGCCGTATTTGGCCGTGGAGAAGGGTGAGCTGGGCATGGCAGCACTCAAGAGCCTGGCCGGGCACTTCGACCCCGAGCAGCGCCTGGCACCCGGCGTGTTGTTGCAGGATTGA
- a CDS encoding AraC family transcriptional regulator, producing the protein MTDNLGYTSVPALLKYLRHAEQLGLDIDQALSAAGLKTEDLADNSKRIPSETHERLLAHLLKVSDDPLFGLNCARFVQPGSWSVLGYIAMNCATLGEAMSRIVPYEKLVGDMGVSRIEASNAQVKLIWSCRHQAEPIRRHMVENVLASWLLYARWIADMQRSPAEVWFEHAQPQGTKLADYQAIFGCPIRFEQSCNALVVPQEYLALPLRQADANLLRTLEEHALTLMAGLDGNEPLPQRVKNALRLLLKDGLPRKERVAEKFNMTVRTLQRHLQLAGTSYQQILDELRQELAEHYLLRSELAIQDIACYLGFSESRSFHRSFKSWTGQTPGEFRESQRNP; encoded by the coding sequence ATGACCGACAACCTCGGCTACACCTCAGTCCCTGCCCTGCTCAAGTATTTACGCCACGCCGAACAGCTGGGGTTGGATATCGACCAGGCCTTGAGCGCGGCCGGACTCAAGACTGAAGACCTGGCCGACAATAGCAAGCGCATCCCCAGCGAAACCCATGAGCGCCTGCTCGCGCATTTGCTCAAGGTGTCTGATGACCCGCTATTTGGCCTGAACTGCGCGCGTTTTGTGCAGCCCGGCTCATGGAGCGTGCTGGGTTACATCGCCATGAATTGCGCCACATTGGGCGAGGCCATGAGCCGCATCGTGCCCTATGAAAAACTGGTCGGCGACATGGGCGTGAGCCGGATTGAAGCCTCTAATGCTCAGGTCAAACTGATTTGGAGTTGCCGCCATCAGGCCGAACCGATTCGCCGGCATATGGTGGAAAACGTGTTGGCGTCCTGGCTGCTGTATGCCCGCTGGATCGCCGACATGCAGCGCTCACCAGCTGAAGTCTGGTTTGAGCATGCGCAACCGCAAGGCACCAAACTGGCGGACTACCAGGCGATTTTCGGCTGCCCGATTCGCTTCGAGCAAAGCTGCAATGCCTTGGTCGTGCCGCAGGAATACCTCGCGCTGCCACTGCGTCAGGCCGACGCCAACCTGCTGCGCACCTTGGAAGAACATGCACTGACCCTGATGGCCGGACTGGACGGCAACGAGCCGCTGCCGCAACGGGTAAAGAACGCCCTGCGCCTGCTGCTCAAGGACGGTTTACCGCGTAAGGAACGGGTCGCCGAGAAATTCAACATGACCGTGCGCACCCTGCAGCGCCACCTGCAACTGGCCGGCACCAGCTACCAACAGATTCTCGATGAGCTGCGTCAGGAGCTGGCTGAGCACTACCTGCTGCGCAGCGAACTGGCGATTCAGGATATCGCCTGCTACCTGGGCTTTAGCGAGTCGCGCTCATTCCACCGCAGCTTCAAAAGCTGGACCGGGCAAACGCCCGGCGAATTTCGCGAAAGCCAACGCAATCCGTAG
- the moaB gene encoding molybdenum cofactor biosynthesis protein B — MSHKAEAHFVPLNIAVLTVSDTRSLETDTSGQLFVDRLQAAGHQLAARALLKDDLYKIRAQVATWIAEDQVQVVLITGGTGFTGRDSTPEAVSCLLDKQVDGFGELFRQISVADIGTSTVQSRALAGMANGTLVCCLPGSTNACRTAWDGILAEQLDNRHRPCNFVAHLKPVAACESRG; from the coding sequence ATGAGCCACAAGGCCGAGGCACATTTCGTGCCCCTGAATATCGCGGTTTTGACCGTTAGCGACACCCGCAGCCTGGAAACCGACACCTCCGGCCAGCTGTTTGTTGACCGTCTGCAGGCCGCCGGCCACCAGCTCGCTGCACGGGCCTTGCTGAAGGATGATCTGTACAAAATTCGCGCCCAGGTGGCCACCTGGATTGCTGAGGATCAGGTGCAGGTGGTGTTGATCACCGGTGGCACTGGCTTCACCGGTCGCGACAGCACGCCAGAAGCGGTGAGCTGCTTGCTGGATAAGCAGGTGGATGGTTTTGGTGAGCTGTTCCGGCAGATTTCCGTGGCAGATATTGGCACCTCAACTGTGCAATCCCGTGCTTTGGCCGGGATGGCCAATGGCACCCTGGTGTGCTGCCTGCCGGGCTCGACCAACGCCTGCCGCACGGCCTGGGATGGCATCCTTGCCGAACAACTGGATAACCGTCATCGCCCGTGCAATTTCGTCGCGCATTTGAAGCCAGTGGCGGCCTGCGAGAGCCGTGGATGA
- a CDS encoding FGGY-family carbohydrate kinase: MSEKSYLLAIDNGTQSIRALLFDLQGNLLAKGKVELEAYYSTQPGWAEQDPEYYWASLGQACEQLWQQIDIDRRLIKGVSLTTQRGTLINVDEQGTPLRPAMLWLDQRQAEVREPIKGPWGWLFKLLRLQATVDHFRAQAEINWVAQNQPDIWAKTDKVLLLSGFLTHRLCGRFVDSLTSCVAYLPFDYKRLQWAKAGDWKWQAMPVRREQLPQLYKPGEVLGHISAMASQHTGIPEGLPLIAAGADKACEVLGAGGVEPSTACLSYGTTATINTTRSRYLETVPLIPPYPSAIPDHFNTEVMIYRGFWMVSWFKQEFGLREMQRAKTLDVEPEALFDELVNSVPAGSMGLMLQPYWSPGIREPGLEAKGSIIGFGDVHTRAHIYRAILEGLAYALRQGKEKIEKRSGTKITRLRVSGGGSQSDAAMQLTADIFGLPAERPHLYETSGLGAAINCAVGLGLHPDYPTAIKAMTRVGRVFTPNPEAQRTYQQLYTQVYQRMYKQLKPLYQSIRKITGYPA; this comes from the coding sequence TTGAGCGAGAAAAGCTACCTGCTGGCCATCGATAATGGCACCCAAAGTATCCGGGCGTTGTTGTTCGATCTCCAGGGCAACCTGCTCGCCAAGGGCAAGGTCGAGCTTGAGGCCTATTACTCCACGCAGCCCGGCTGGGCCGAGCAGGATCCGGAGTATTACTGGGCCAGTCTGGGCCAGGCCTGCGAGCAGCTTTGGCAGCAGATCGACATCGATCGCAGACTGATCAAAGGCGTCTCGCTGACTACCCAGCGCGGCACGCTGATCAATGTCGACGAGCAGGGAACGCCACTGCGTCCGGCGATGCTCTGGCTGGATCAACGCCAAGCCGAGGTGCGTGAACCGATCAAAGGTCCGTGGGGCTGGCTGTTCAAACTGTTGAGGCTGCAGGCCACGGTGGACCACTTTCGCGCCCAGGCCGAGATCAACTGGGTCGCGCAGAACCAGCCGGACATCTGGGCGAAGACCGATAAAGTGCTGCTGCTTTCGGGTTTCCTCACTCACCGTCTGTGCGGGCGTTTTGTTGACTCGTTAACCAGTTGCGTGGCCTATTTGCCATTCGACTATAAGCGCCTGCAGTGGGCCAAAGCCGGTGACTGGAAATGGCAGGCCATGCCCGTACGCCGTGAGCAGCTGCCGCAGTTGTACAAACCTGGTGAAGTGCTTGGCCATATCAGCGCCATGGCCAGCCAACACACCGGGATTCCCGAGGGTTTGCCGCTGATCGCCGCCGGTGCGGATAAAGCCTGCGAGGTGCTTGGCGCGGGTGGTGTCGAGCCTTCCACGGCCTGCCTGTCTTATGGCACCACGGCGACCATCAATACTACGCGCAGTCGTTACCTGGAAACCGTGCCGCTGATCCCGCCTTATCCCTCGGCGATCCCTGATCATTTCAATACCGAGGTGATGATCTATCGCGGTTTTTGGATGGTCAGCTGGTTCAAGCAGGAGTTTGGTCTGCGCGAAATGCAACGCGCGAAAACGCTGGATGTTGAGCCCGAAGCGCTGTTCGATGAACTGGTCAACAGCGTGCCGGCCGGGTCCATGGGGCTGATGTTGCAGCCGTATTGGTCGCCGGGTATTCGTGAGCCAGGCCTGGAGGCTAAGGGCTCAATCATCGGCTTTGGCGATGTGCACACGCGTGCGCATATCTATCGGGCGATTCTGGAAGGCTTGGCCTATGCCCTGCGTCAGGGTAAGGAGAAGATCGAGAAGCGTTCGGGCACTAAAATCACCCGGCTGCGGGTGTCCGGTGGCGGTTCGCAGAGCGATGCCGCCATGCAGCTCACCGCGGATATTTTTGGTCTGCCGGCCGAGCGCCCGCACCTGTATGAAACCAGTGGGCTGGGCGCGGCGATCAACTGCGCCGTGGGCCTGGGCCTGCATCCGGATTACCCGACTGCAATCAAAGCCATGACCCGGGTTGGCCGGGTGTTTACGCCCAACCCCGAGGCGCAGCGCACCTATCAGCAGCTGTACACCCAGGTTTATCAGCGCATGTACAAGCAGCTTAAGCCGTTGTACCAGAGCATTCGCAAGATCACCGGCTATCCGGCGTAG
- a CDS encoding glycerol-3-phosphate dehydrogenase/oxidase, which yields MTHWNAAWRAQAIPELAVRDWDLIVVGGGISGAGILREAARRGWKCLLLEQRDFAWGTSSRSSKMIHGGLRYIAKGQFGLTRDSVRERQRLLQEAPGLVDPLSFIMAHYQGSFPGPRVFGGLLAVYDALAGKRNHLYYPLQQLRYLAPGLREDQLLGGTQFYDAVTDDARLVQRVLGEARAEGGEALNGMRVVELLREGGRVTGLIAEDVETAQRHGFSTRAVAQATGAWADQLRQKTGLEHIRPLRGSHLLLPAWRLPVAHAFSFMHAADKRPVFVFPWEGATVIGTTDLDHPAPLSEEARISADEVDYLLAACAQQFPAAAIAAADVLSTWAGVRPVVSDGETGRKPSDEKREHALWVEPGCVTLAGGKLTTFRLLALEVLQACAPMVGRTVADHGAATFAAVVSPPMATLSAAQQRRLAGRYGRALPQLLALLEQLGNQAIVGTDTLWAELAWAAEQELVLHLDDLLLRRTRLGLLLAHGAAAELPRIRALCQTRLGWDDARWQQEEQRYLALWQQCYSLPAEK from the coding sequence ATGACTCACTGGAACGCCGCCTGGCGCGCACAGGCAATCCCCGAACTGGCCGTCCGTGACTGGGACCTGATCGTCGTCGGTGGCGGCATCAGCGGTGCCGGTATTTTGCGTGAGGCGGCGCGGCGCGGCTGGAAGTGCCTGCTGTTGGAACAGCGCGATTTCGCCTGGGGCACCTCCAGCCGCTCGTCGAAAATGATCCATGGCGGTCTGCGCTATATCGCCAAGGGCCAGTTCGGCCTGACCCGTGACTCGGTGCGCGAGCGCCAGCGCCTGCTGCAGGAAGCGCCGGGGCTGGTCGACCCCTTGAGCTTTATCATGGCGCATTACCAGGGCAGCTTCCCCGGCCCGCGGGTATTCGGTGGCCTGTTGGCGGTGTATGACGCCTTGGCCGGCAAGCGCAACCATCTGTATTACCCGCTGCAGCAACTGCGTTACCTGGCCCCAGGCCTGAGAGAAGACCAGCTGCTGGGCGGCACCCAGTTTTATGACGCGGTAACTGATGACGCACGCTTAGTGCAGCGAGTGCTCGGCGAGGCGCGCGCCGAAGGTGGCGAGGCGCTCAACGGCATGCGCGTAGTCGAGCTGCTGCGTGAGGGTGGTCGGGTGACTGGCCTGATCGCTGAAGATGTGGAAACCGCTCAGCGGCATGGTTTCAGTACCCGCGCCGTCGCCCAGGCCACTGGCGCTTGGGCTGATCAGCTGCGGCAGAAAACCGGCCTGGAGCATATCCGTCCGCTGCGTGGCAGCCATCTGTTATTGCCCGCCTGGCGTTTGCCGGTGGCGCATGCCTTCAGCTTTATGCACGCAGCTGACAAACGCCCGGTGTTTGTCTTCCCCTGGGAAGGCGCGACCGTGATCGGCACCACCGACCTCGATCATCCTGCTCCACTGAGTGAAGAGGCGCGGATCAGTGCGGATGAAGTGGACTATCTGCTCGCTGCCTGCGCGCAGCAGTTTCCCGCCGCCGCGATTGCGGCTGCCGATGTCTTGTCGACTTGGGCAGGGGTACGCCCGGTGGTCAGCGATGGCGAGACAGGGCGCAAACCCTCTGATGAAAAACGTGAGCATGCACTGTGGGTCGAGCCCGGTTGCGTGACGCTGGCCGGCGGCAAGCTGACCACCTTCCGTTTGCTGGCGTTGGAGGTGCTGCAAGCCTGCGCACCGATGGTTGGGCGGACGGTGGCGGACCATGGCGCAGCCACTTTCGCAGCCGTGGTGAGTCCACCGATGGCCACGCTTAGCGCCGCTCAACAGCGGCGTCTAGCAGGCCGATATGGCCGGGCGCTGCCGCAGCTGCTGGCGTTGCTCGAGCAGCTGGGTAATCAGGCGATTGTAGGCACGGACACGCTCTGGGCCGAGCTGGCTTGGGCCGCCGAGCAGGAGCTGGTGCTGCATCTGGATGACCTACTGCTACGGCGTACCCGGCTTGGCTTGCTGTTGGCCCACGGTGCCGCTGCTGAACTGCCGCGTATCCGCGCGCTGTGCCAAACCCGCCTAGGCTGGGATGACGCACGCTGGCAGCAGGAAGAGCAGCGCTATCTGGCGTTGTGGCAGCAGTGCTACAGCCTGCCGGCAGAGAAATGA